A segment of the Paraburkholderia fungorum genome:
ATGGCGTGCATGTTGTGCTCGACCCGATCCCACCGATCGCACGCAAAGCTCATTTGCTCGCCGTCGAGCGTGAAGTACACAGCGACACCCTCGTCGTCGATCTTGCGATAGCTGGCGTAGGGCAACCCGTCCTGGCGAAGTGGCACATTCGTCGAGATCACCAGATTTCGGCCGCCGAGCCGTTTGACTTCTGCCAGCAGGTTGTCGCGTGCCACTGCGAACGATGTGGTGAAGTTGGCACGCGCCCGGCGATGTGCAGCAGTTCTCGGGCGTCCAGCAGGCCACTGGAGCGGGTATGAGGTCGTCACGATTTTTTCTCCGCGTCCGATTGAGCGGTAGCGGCGAGAGCGCGGATGTCGTTCGCGCAGCCCGCAGCGGCGCAAGCCTGCCCGCGGCAATCGTCTTTCACATACCAGTCCTCACGCTCGTCACAGAGCTTTGCCGCCTCTTCCAGAATCGCGTTGCGGTCGGGAGTGGGAGCGACGGGTGCGGCGATAACAGCGCGCATCTTCGTGAGCAGACTAGCTGCCCGCTGCCGGTTCGCTGCGTCGGCGTATGCAAGCATTCGGATTATCGAATCGATGTCGCGCCAGTCGCTATCGTTTGCAAGCGGTGTCGGCGCTTGCGCTACATCGGAAGTAAGAGCGGCGCGGCGGTTCCATGCGGCAGCGAGCAATTCACATTGACCCGGCATTTGTGGCACGGTCGGCGCATGGCAATCGTCCATGATGCAATCGGAATCGTGATGTGCGACGATGCGCCACCAATCTCGAGCGACTTTGTGCATCGTTGCCGACGCGCCGCAAAACGGGCATGGCTTCAGCGTCACTGCTTCAGTATTAGATTCGGTCATGATTATTTGGGCGGTAAGGGGTTAGGCGGTTAGGACATGCATTCGCACGGCTTGGCGTCGAAGATCGGCCGTACCGCAATGATCTTTTTCGCTTGAGCCCAGAAACGCTGTGGCTGG
Coding sequences within it:
- a CDS encoding J domain-containing protein encodes the protein MTTSYPLQWPAGRPRTAAHRRARANFTTSFAVARDNLLAEVKRLGGRNLVISTNVPLRQDGLPYASYRKIDDEGVAVYFTLDGEQMSFACDRWDRVEHNMHAIVKTIDALRGIARWGTGDMMKAAFTGFTALPSPTTVRTWREVLGVAADARDMSLVRAAYRVLASRHHPDKGGSHETMTELNAALAQAEKELNP